In Oncorhynchus masou masou isolate Uvic2021 chromosome 28, UVic_Omas_1.1, whole genome shotgun sequence, the DNA window TGTtgtatctgttctgttcccagatCATCCTGCACTCTATGCATCACTACATCCCACGCTTCTCTGTGGTCCAGGCTGACAGTCTGTACAGTGTACGCTGGGGACACTTCCATTCCTTCTCCTTCCCTGAGACCTCCTTCACTGCAGTCACCGCCTACCAGAACACTAAGGTCCATCTACAAACTCACGTGTTAAGAACATACAAATGGCACACCCACATAATTCACTTTTCAGGGAATGAGTGTAACCTAATCTGATGTCTTCATCTCTACTCCTGCTTTCAGATCGCTAAACTGAAGATTGACCACAACCCCTTTGCTAAGGGATTCAAAGGGGAACACACCCGTACTCATAGCAAGAGGTACATATTATTAGAACTATAACACTTGGTGCATGTGAGAATACAAGCgatagcatatttatttatatGTCATTTTTTCCCCATAGGTGTCGATCCAACAAGAGTCCTGGGAATGCTACAAAGAAAGCCAAAGAAGACAACGATCCAGGAAACCAAAGTCCTCCAGGTACCAGTCAACGATATTTGACACTGTTATAATGTAAATGGTTGCCAGCCTATTGGCAGTCTCGTTGATGCAAAACCGTTTTCCATACAGACCTCCAGACGCCAAAATTAAACTGTGAGCTAGAAGAACAGAGGATGACCCTAGGAGCCACAGAGAATGTGGTTTCGGGTAAGGAGGATCTCTTGTCCCCCTGGGCCTTGAAACAGGACCCATTCCAGAGCCACAGCCTGCACACTGAAATACTGGAGCTCCACGACCACAGACAGGAATACAGCACTGAGGAGCAGATGGTGCCTGGCCCTGCATCTATGTCCTACCAACCATGCaggtactgtacaacccaccaggaACACTCACACGTTGTAAATTACACCTTGACTTCCATTGTTTTTAAAGAAACCCAAGGCTGACACACCACACTCATTTAGAGAGTCACTCTAACAGCCTGCACACCCACTTGAGAACTAACATATGCAGAAACAGCACCCGTTATGCCAATGGAACATTCAGTGACTCATGGCTATACTTAACAGGCCATCTATGATGCAGGAAGTGGACACCTCAATACTGTGCATGAAAAAGTAGAGTGACTGATTTCATTTGTGGGTTGATGTCATGATGGCAACATCAACTAGCAGTTCATATCAGTAACCCACTCCATATTTCTCATTGTCTCCAGATCGGTTGAGAATGGcagacttctctctccctcctctatagCGGAGGATGGTGAAAGCAGGCGCAGCTATGAGTCTCACGTCCCAGATGTAGCCACTGTCCCTGGACAGAAGATTACCAGACCTGTCCTTGTCAGGGACATgggtcaccaccaccacaccttgGCTCcagccatgccccaggactacagAGTGTCCCCGGTCCATCTGCCCATGTCCTCCAAAACCTACCCTGGGCATTTGGGTTACAGTTACCCCCTCTATGGCCACTACTCCACTGACCAGGGTATGGGTCAGTGGGCTGAGTGTGGTACTGGACAGTACTCTGGACCATACTTTCCTCACCACCGGCCCTTCGTCCCCAGTCAAACGCTGACCACAGACCAGGGCACCCTCCCAACTCAGTTTTTATCATCATGGCAACATAGCGGCAGAGTGGAGCTGGAGCCAGAACTTCAGTTTGGACAATCAGGCTGATCTGACAAACAGATCAGAATAGCTGACTCAGACTCACAAAGCAAAGGAGCGGGC includes these proteins:
- the LOC135517026 gene encoding T-box-containing protein TBX6L-like, yielding MMTPSPLTADPYHQGNVRMTLEKSDLWKSFHNVATEMIITKHGRRMFPHCNVSLSGLQPYANYVLMVDMVPVDNFRYRWNKGQWDMAGKAEPQLPCRTYVHPDSPAPGSYWMKQSVSFLKLKLTNNTLDQHGHIILHSMHHYIPRFSVVQADSLYSVRWGHFHSFSFPETSFTAVTAYQNTKIAKLKIDHNPFAKGFKGEHTRTHSKRCRSNKSPGNATKKAKEDNDPGNQSPPDLQTPKLNCELEEQRMTLGATENVVSGKEDLLSPWALKQDPFQSHSLHTEILELHDHRQEYSTEEQMVPGPASMSYQPCRSVENGRLLSPSSIAEDGESRRSYESHVPDVATVPGQKITRPVLVRDMGHHHHTLAPAMPQDYRVSPVHLPMSSKTYPGHLGYSYPLYGHYSTDQGMGQWAECGTGQYSGPYFPHHRPFVPSQTLTTDQGTLPTQFLSSWQHSGRVELEPELQFGQSG